GCTTGTCGACTTCGGCCGGAATGGTCCAGACAAAGACGCCTGAGTTGCCGGCCGATTTTAAATGCTTCCACTCGACGACCAGCTCAAAGTTGGTGAACTCCTGCTTGGTTCGCATTACGCCGACCGGCTTGCCGGTGCATTGGACGCCGCCATCTTGGAAGGACCAGGTATCGTCAAAACAGTTGACGTTCTGAAAGTCTTCTTCGCCGAGCGATCGCCAGCCGTCTCCCTGGCCGTCGATAAACGCTTTGGGGAGCGTGCTTGACGAGGGCTCTTCTGCAATCGTCAGGCCCAAGGAGAGAAACGAAATAGCAAACGCGGCGGTGATTTTGGATGCGATGTTCATAGCGCCAGATTAGGTCGATCTGGCGCGGATTGCAAGCTTGGGCAATGGAAATGCTGATGGGCGCAAAGGAGTGACCATTTTTTGGAAAATATCCTTGTCCCGAAGTATCGCGGGCTCGGTTTCATTCATCACAGCAAGAGCGGGGATCGGGAAGTCGCGCCACATGGGCGGCGACGCGACGAGAAACCAATAAGGAACACAAGATGGATCTGCAACTGACAGGAAAAACCGCGCTAGTCACTGGTTCGACCGGCGGAATCGGCTTGGCGATTGCTACTTCGCTGGCGCGCGAAGGCGCCAAAGCCATCGTCAATGGTCGATCCGAGAAAAGCGTCGCCGCCGCAATGGTCGCGATTCGCAACGATGTGCCCGACGCCGATCTTGTCGCTTTGGTCGCTGACAATGGAACCGCCCAGGGATGTCAGACGACGATCGCAGCATTTCCGGAAGTCGATCTCTTGGTGAACAATCTCGGGATCTACGAAGCGGTCGGATTTTTTGACGAGACCGATGAGGATTGGCTGCGATTGTTCGAGATCAACATCATGAGCGGCGTGCGGCTCAGCCGGCACTATTTGACAGGCATGCTGACGCGAAACGAAGGACGCGTCATTTTTATCTCCAGCGAGTCTGGCGTCAGTCCGGCGCCCGAGATGGCCCACTATAGCGCAACGAAGACGATGCAGTTGTCGATCTCACGCAGCCTGGCCGAATTGACCAAGGGGACAGCGGTGACGGTCAACACGGTATTGCCGGGCTCCACAATGACCGAAAGCGTGCAGCAATTTGTTGCGGACGTTTTCCCCGGGTTGCCGTCGGAAGAAGCCGAGAAGAAATTTATTGTCGAAAACCGACCGACTTCGCTCATTCAGCGGTTCATCAACCCTGAAGAGATCGGCGACGCAGTGACGTTCGTTTGCAGCCCGAAGGCATCGGCTATCAATGGCGCGGCGCTGCGCGTTGACGGCGGGATCGTGAAGAGCGTCTTCTAGCAGTGTTGCAGACCGGCAAGATGCGGCTCTGGCCGATATTGCAGTTAAGCTCCTCTTTCTTTTCCGGTTGAACGAATAGCAAATCGTTCCGCAAGCAAGAGAAGTGACCAACATGATCGCCGATAACTTCTTTGGTCGGATTGTCATCGCCGGGGGAAGCGGTTTTTTAGGGATTTCGCTGGCGACGCATTTGGTCGCCGAAGGCGCCGAGGTCGTTATTCTCTCTCGCTCGCCGCCCAATGTGAGCGGCCCTTGGCGGTATGTCGCGTGGGACGCGAGAACGCTTGGCCTCTGGAAGGACGAATTGAACGGCGCCGCCGCGGTGATCAATCTCGCCGGTCGTAGCGTCAACTGCATCAAGTCGCCGGATCATCAGGATGAGATCATCCGTTCGCGCGTCGAAGCGACTCGCGTGCTGGGAAAAGCGATGCGTCGTGTCGCAGCGCCGCCGCCGGTCTGGGTACAGATGAGCACCGCCCATATTTATGGTGACCCGCCATCGCTGGTTTGCAACGAAGCTTCTGCAACCGGGGTCGGCTTTGCGCCGACGGTAGGTAAAGCCTGGGAAGAAGCGTTTCACGCCGCGCGGCTGCCGACACAACGCGGGGTCGTACTGCGAACGAGCTTCGTAATCGGACGCGACCAGGGCGCCGGCGGCGGAGCATTAGCGCATCTGGCCTGGCTGACTCGCTGGGGCTTAGGAGGAAAAATTGGCGGCGGCCAACAAGGGATGAGTTGGATTCACGAATTGGACATGAATCGGCTGTTCGTCAGAGCGGTCAGTGAACCAACAATGCACGGCGTCTACATCGCTTCGGCGCCGCAGCCGGTATCGATGTTAGAGTTTATGCGCGCGATGCGAAAAACGATCGGCATGCCGATTGGACTTCCATCGCCGGCCTGGTTGGTTCGGTTGGGCGCCTACTATGTATTGCGGACTGATCCCGAATTGCCGTTGTATGGGCGCTATGTCGTCTCGCAGCGATTGCCGGCGGAAGGATTCGTCTTTCAGTTTTCTGATTTGAAGTTGGCGCTGCATGATTTGCTGCGAAAACCAGAACCGCAAACATCGGTGGATCAGACAGCGTCGTCCGAGACGCTTTGTTCCAAGTAAGCTTGGAGCACCGCAATATGGCCGTGAGTTAGGTCTTTTGTCGCGGTCACTAGCGTGATCACTGCGACGTCATTTTGCTCAAGAAACTCTTTGATCTGCGCACGCCGGTCATTCAATTCCGCTTTGTACTTCGTGACAAAATCCTCGTATCGCTGCGGATCTGCGTGCAGCCATTTTCTTAAGTCGTTCGAAGGCGTCAGTTCCTTGGCCCAGACATCAATCTTCGCGGCGGCTTTGGAAACGCCGCGCGGCCATAAACGATCGGCGAGCACACGCAAGCCGTCGGACTTGCTTGGCGGATCGTAAATGCGTTTTGTTTGGAATTGGTGAATCACGGCTGTGGATCCAGCGAAGCCCAAAGATCGGGCTTTGTCGCTTGCAGAATCTCGCGAATTGCACGACGATCTTCGGCTGTCAGATGCGAAAAGTCTTCTCCCATATCGTCGCCGAACAGAATTTCATGCAGTCGACTCGCGACATATTGCTTCACTGCGGGGGGCAACTGATCAAACGAATCTGAGTAGATCAGGTAGCTGCACGGATATTTGAATAAACGTGTCTGTAGGTCAAAATCGCGCAAAGAACGCTGCTGAGAGTCGAACGGTCCGCGGGCAGCGAACTCACTCGCAAATCCCGATGTGCCGGCCACCGGCGATTCGAGCGGGAATTCATCGACAAACAACAGGCTCCGCACCAATTTTTCACCAGCCGAAGCGATGCGACGTCGTGTGGTGTCGCTCTGGTGATCGGCAGGACGATCGAGCGCCATGTTGATCGTCTGGTCATGATGCTGCGCCATGCGAGTTTCAAAGTTCGCGAGAGTCAAAAAGTTTTGCATCTGCGTTTGATGTTCTAAGACCATCAACGCGACAATATCGCTATGCGGCGTCAGGTACGGTGAGACGTTAAGCTTTTGAGAAAGGTCGGTAACGTTGGCGCCCGACTCGCGATCGATATTTTCAGCGTCGTCGCGATCGAGCGAGAGCACATTGCCCATGTGACGCATCGTTCCATGGGTTCCGGTGACGTACCAGCCGCCCCAGCGTTCTGCAAATGGGCTGCTATGATCGGTCGTAAAGGTGCCTGATCCATAATGAGGCTGGCCAGACGCGTTCACAAACGCCGAGCGGATCAGTCCGCCGGGAACGCCTTGCGTGCGCGACGAGGCGTGACACGTTATGCACTGGCCGCGATCTTGCACAAATCGCGGCGTCTCGTTTTGCTCCTGCGAAAGCGTGTAGAAGACCTCGCCATGCTGGGGATCGGTCGTCATGATCTCCACTACGTCTCCTCCTTGAACCCAGCCGACGTAGGAATCGTCGTTAAAGTAGAGTGCTCGCGGCTTCCGCGGCGAGATCCTGGATAACTGGAAACTTGTTTTCGAGTAAACCAGCACCTGAGATTCAGGCGAGATATTCAGCTTCTCCAGCACCGATTTCAAATATCCGTGCTGCTCATCAAAGTTGAGCTGCGACAACTGGTTACTAAGTTGCTGTTGAAGTTGCGCTACGGCGTCATGCTGCAGATTTTCGCCGTAGTTGATCGGTTCTTTTTCAAAGTCGAACTGTGCCCAAAGTTGGGATGGCAGGGCGAACAGAAAACCAAAAATAAACGCGATTCGCAGGTGCGGGATGGAGGCATGTGACGACATCGCTTATTTCTCCTGCTCCACCGGCATCGAAATCACCAAGCCTGCTTTGCGATCGTTCGTATTCGTGCGATGCGGCACATGGCACTTCAGGCAACGGGACGAAAGCCGAATCGCGCCTGCGAAATGATATTGGTTTTGCTCGACCGCTTCATGCTCTGGTTGGCCTTTCGCGAGTTGTTTGGCGGCGATTTTTTCAAAGGGACTGGTCGGCTCGTTATCGATATTCATCGCGTCCGTATTAACGGAGATCCAGCGAATCGTCACGTGATGGCTGCGGGCCAATTCGGCGAAGACATCTTCTAGCGATCGCGAGGGGATTGCGTGCGACTCGTCTTCGTCAAAGAAGTCGCGATGCACTACTTGTAACGCCCCATGAATCGTCTCATGCAAGAGCCGCGCCCGAGCACGAGCCTCTGGCAAGGGGATCGACGCTTTCGCTGCTTGGCTGGTGATTTCCGTGTTCGCTTCGTCGGCCAAGACGGCGCCTTGTTGCAGAGGAAATCTGCTCGCTCCCAGTAGAAATGCGATCCCCAGCAGGGGCCGAATGCAGGCCGCTTGGTATTTCATTGGTTCGCCTATTGCCTTAGGGGTTGCCTGTCGAGATTGATTCCAGCAAGTGGAAGGGAAAACGTCCGCCGATGCTACCGACGCTTCCTACAGAAGTTGCAATTGTCGCGAAGTTGGCGCTACGTCCGCCAAGGTCACGCTGTCGAGATAGGCGCGCTGAACTCGCTCCGCTTCGGCGAGCACTCCTTTTAATTTGCAAAAAGATTGAATCGCGCAGATATCTTCCGTGCCGATGCAATCCAAAAGATGCGTGCTTCCTTCAAACCGTTCGACCACTTCTCCTAGGTGAATCTCCTGCGGTTGGCGGGCTAATTCGATTCCTCCGCCGACGCCGCGAATACTGCGTACATATCCATATTTGGCTAAGGAGTGCACAACCTTGGCCACGTGATGCACCGAGATGCCAAACAATTGCGCCACGTCAGCAACGTTCGCTCGATCCGAACGCGTGGCGAGAAACATCAACGTTCGCAAGGCATAGTCGGTTTGCGTCGTGAGCTTCATCAGGCTCGATTCTTAAAAGAAGTATAAAAGGTACATCTTTTACATGAATACCTTGTCGCGACTGCACCGTCAAGCTAAAAAGGAGTTCGAGATAAGAACGGACTGAAGGGGCGCAGCGGTGCGTTTGTCCGTTTTTGAGTTTCTAGGAAAAGTGAATTCGCACGATCCGATGAGTAGCACCGATGTCGCACTGCTCGTTAGAAACTTCCGTTCCGGATTGGGTGATCGATCATCCAGAGACGCTCACGGTCTTTCAAGAGCTGGAAATCGACTACTGCTGCGGTGGCAAATCTTTAGAATTCGCTTGCCAAGAGCAGGGACTCAACGAACACGAAGTGTTGAGAAAGCTAAGCAAGTTGATCGGCGAGAATCGTTCGTAGAAGCGGCTCGATGCTGGTGGGATAGTCGAGCCAGATTGGTCAGGCAAGCGACCTGACAAGGTGGGCGGTTGGCTGGGAGCGGCTTAACCGAATCGACGAGCAAAGCGGAGCGAGCGCCAGTTGGCGTACCAGGTTCGTTTGGCTTCGTCGCAGGAAAAGCGTCGTTTGCGTGATCCGTCTGGCATCGTTCTGTCCTCCGCAATTAGGATTGTCTTCTCCTTTAGTTAAGCGGAAAACAAAGCCGAATATTACAAACAAATCTCAAAACTTCGGGTACCCTCACTTGCCTGCGGCAATTTCGAATGGATACATGGGAACGCGACGATGCGCGTATTGCAGGCGATCGAGATTGGCCGTCGTAACGCCCGGCGTATCGACGCGGAAGAAATAGGGGCAAACGCTTGCATAAGCGGCTAGCGGCGCATTCACTCCCTTGGCGACAAGGATCTGGAAGTCGGTGGGCGCCAAATTGCAGTGGGTCAGTTGCCGAAGCGACCAGGGAGCGGTCCGCTCGGAGGTGATTTGCACCGTCAGGCCACTTTGGGTGCGAACGATCGCCGTGGCGCCCATGTCGAATTCGGTCTTTCCACCATGTCGCGGCTCTGCTTCCGCAAAGCGTCCCGCGTGCAATGAGAGGATCTCACAGGTGACTTGCAGCGGTTCTCCATGCAAGCGATCTTGCCAGGCGCCGATCGAAAGCGGCAGCACCGCGCCCGCGCCGGACTTGGTTGCGACCGCAACGGCCGCCGGATCGCAGATCGCGACAAAGGCGCGATCGATTTGACGATCGATCAGCCTTTGAGCGATGCAGGTTCCGTCGGCCGGCGAACCGGCGCCAACATTGTCTCCCATATCGAGCAAACAAACGGGGCCTTCGCATGCGAGCGCTTGATCGATGGCCGAGTCGATACTGCAAAACGAACCGAGCGTGCTGGCGCGGTCGTTCCACATTCGCTCCGCAAGTTCGTGCGCAGTGCTAGTCGCTAGATCGGCGTTGTCATCCGCAATGCACAGCATCGCCGATCCCATCTCGGCGACATCGGCGTACGGAAATCCATAAAAGAGGCTGGCGCCCAAAATTCCTGGGCGACCGCGAGCCTCCGTCACCCACTCAGCATATTGCTGACAGGGGAATTCGGAGGAGCATTGTCGCTCGATATTGATCGCCAGCGGCGGATAGGCGGCCGCTTGTCGCGGGCAGATTTCACCTCGCAACGTGCGGGCTATCATCTCGGCCGCTTCGCGTCCTCGATCGGCCTGATCGACGTGCGGATTGGTCCGATATGAAAAGAGCGCATCGGTCGCGGCGACCATCTGCGGCGAAAGATTTGCATGCGGATCGAGCGTTCCCATGATCGGTTTGTCACGACCGAAGGCGTCGCGGACTGCCTGCATCCAGTAACCGTCGGCATCGGGATAGTTGGCGGCGACCGTCGCGCCATGAGGAGCGATCAAGAGTCCATCGAGTTGATCGTGCTGGGCTAACTGCTCCAACATGCGCTGGACTAGTTCGTCAAAGGCGTCGGCGGCGATCACGCCGCTGGGAAGCGCTCTCGCCGCAAAGATTCCGACCGGCTCGATCGCGGCTTCGCGCAGGCCGGCGATAAAGCCGGCGACTTCATGATGGGCCGTTTCGTAACGCGGAATGATCTCATCGCCGACCAGCAACATGTCGCGGCGAAAATTGTCGAGGGTGGTCGGCGCCGCGACAAACGTGTTCGACTCATGCAACAGTGAGATGACGCCAACGCGCATTTTCAACTCCTAAGCGAGACGCGGCGCGACCGCGACAACATCAACTTCGTACTTCAACAGCGTACCCAAGCAGCCCATCAACGTGGTGCGTGCCGGATAAGGTTGCTCAAAGTATTCCGCATAGATTTGGTTGAACTCGGGCAGGTCTGCCTGGGCGCCCACATAGTTGCGCGTTTGCACAATGTCGTTCATGGTCAGCCCGGCGGAGGCGAGAACTTTGCGAATGTTTTCCAGGCTGCGGCGCATCTCCCCAGCGAAGGTGTCCGAGACAATCTGACCGGTCTCGTCGACCGAGGCCTGACCCGAGACAAAGACGAATTGCCCCACTTGGACCGCTGGACTGAAGGGCAAGTGACTGATCGGCGTATCGGGGTTGTGGATCGCGTGAAATGGTTTCACGGAAACTCCTTGACTTCTGCGATGCGGAATAATAGATTCAGAATAATGGAACGGCGGGCGACTGTCAAAGCGTTCCTTACCCGTCCGTTTTCGCCGTTCGCGCTTACGATCGGCCCCCCCACCGGAGAACCTCATGGCGTCCACAGAAACGACATCTCGTTCTGCAGAACTTTATCAGCGTGCCTGCCGCTCGTTAGCGACCGGCGTTTCCAGTTCATTGCGGCGTTTTGTGACCGAAACGCCTTTATATATTGACCATGCCGACGGTGCTCACTTTTACGATGTCGACGGCAATTGCCGAGCCGACTATACCCTGGGTTGGGGACCGTTGATCGTCGGCTCGAACCATGCCGGCATCAATACGGCCGTCGCGCGGCAGTTGGCCAAAGGATACACCTACGGTTGTCAGCACGTCGCCGAAATTGAATTGGCCGAGCTGATCGTCGAATCGGTCCCCGGCGTCGAGCAGGTGATTTTCTCGAATACCGGAACCGAGGCGATTCAGTCGGCGATTCGGATCGCTCGCGCCCATACAGGCCGTGACAAGATCTTGAAATTTGAGGGTCACTACCACGGTTGGTTGAATAACGTTTTGGTTTCTTACCGGCCGAAGTCGGAAGATACGACGCTGGCGCAGCCCACCTGCGGCGGGCAGCCGGCTAGCGAATATGCCGATACGCTGGTTTTGCCGTGGAATGACATCGAGGCGCTAAAGGATCTGTTCGCGCGTCGCGGTGACGAAATTGCCTGCGTCTTGACCGAGCCAATTTTGGCGAACTCGGGCAGTTGCATGCCGCAGCCGGGTTATCTAGAAGCGTTGATCGAACTTTGCCGCGAGCATGGCGCCGTATCAATCTTCGACGAAGTGATCACCGGCTTTCGGATCGCCTTGGGAGGCGCGCGAGAATATTTCGGCGTTGAGCCTGATCTTTCGGTCTATGGCAAAGCATTGGCCGGCGGATTTACGATGTCGGCGGTTGGCGGACGAGCGGAGATGTTTGAAGTTCTCCGCGATCAACGGACGATCCATTCGGGCACCTACAACGGTACGACTTTCAATATCATCGCCGCGATCGAGACGATTCGCGAATTGCGCAAACCGGGCACATACGAACGAATGAACGCTCATGGCCAAGCAGTCGCGGAGACGCTGGTCACGGCGGCGGAAAAGGTTGGTTTAGACGCAGTCGTCAGCGGCGTCGGCTCGGTCTTTTCGGTACACTTTGGCGTGAAGCAAGCTCCCCGCGACTATCGTGAGACGACCCGCACCGACATGCAAACCTACACCCGTTTTCGGGCGGCGATGCTCGACAACGGCGTGCAACTGTTGCCTGACGCGCGCTGGTATATTGGGACGCAACATGATGAAGCCGTCTTGGAGCATGTGATCAACGCAATTGAATCATCGATGAAGGATACGGTGCGATGCAGCTAGTTCAGTTTGGCCCGTTGGGCAAAGAGAAGCCCGGCCTGTTAACCGCCAACGGCGCAAGAAAAGATTTAAGCTCCGTTTTCGAACGCTACGACCGCGAGTTCTTCCAGTCGGGCGGGCTTGGGCGTCTGGCCGAAATCAGCGGAGCGCTCGATAGTTACCCTGACGTCGCGGAAGATGTTCGCTGGGGAGCGCCGATTGCGCGGCCCGGTAAGGTGGTTTGCATCGGCCTGAACTACGCCGATCACGCGACCGAATCAGGGATGCCGATTCCGGAAGAGCCGATTATCTTTTTCAAAGCGGCCAATACCGTCGTCGGTCCGTACGACGAAGTGTTGATTCCGCGGAAGAGTGAAAAGACCGACTGGGAAGTCGAACTGGGAGTCGTGATCGGCAAAGAGGCGCGCTACCTCGAGAGCGTTGATCAGGCTGCGGCGCACATCGCCGGCTATTGCATCTCGCACGATGTTTCGGAGCGTCACTTCCAGTTGGAACGAGGCGGCCAATGGGTGAAGGGCAAGAGCTGCGATACGTTCAATCCGCTCGGCCCATTTCTGGCGACGTCGGACGAAGTCGCCAACGTCAACGATTTGGCGATGCAGTTGGACGTCAACGGCGAGCGAATGCAGACCGGCAATACGCGGACAATGATTTTTGATCCGTACTATTTGGTCTATTATTTGTCGCAGTTCATGACGCTGGAAGCAGGCGACTTGCTCTCGACCGGCACTCCGCCAGGCGTTGGACTGGGGATGAAACCTCCCCGCTTTCTGAAGTCAGGCGACGCAATCAAGCTGTCGATCGCCGGGTTGGGAGAGCAACGACAGGTCTGCAAGAACGCCTAGTAGCGATCGCATCGAAATTAGAACAGGGCTGCGAGTCAATCACCTCGCAGCCCCTTCTTTATGGGATCTGTTTCTGACCCGCGAACCAATCGCCGACGATCTCGTTGGCGCTGCGCGTTTCGCCTGGCGACCGTCCAATAAAGAGAAGATCTTTGCCGGCGATGATGCGGCTCGCCAAGCCAAGATACTTCTTTTGCCTGGCTGTTTCGTTGGGCGACTCAAGCGGCAGGATCGGCACGACGTCCCAAGCTCCGCCGCTTTGCGGCAGACTGTAATTTAACACCCACTGATACTCGCGAATGAATTCGTCCTGAGACGCCGCAAACGCTTGGGGGGGAAGCGGCGGGATCACCAAGTGAGGTTTCAAACCGCGAATTTGCTTCGCCCATTGCGCCGCTGCGGCGATCGTTTGCTCTTTGGCTGGCCAGACGACGAGGTCAAACTTCGCCTCTGGATAAAGTCGTTT
The nucleotide sequence above comes from Blastopirellula sp. J2-11. Encoded proteins:
- a CDS encoding SDR family NAD(P)-dependent oxidoreductase, with the protein product MDLQLTGKTALVTGSTGGIGLAIATSLAREGAKAIVNGRSEKSVAAAMVAIRNDVPDADLVALVADNGTAQGCQTTIAAFPEVDLLVNNLGIYEAVGFFDETDEDWLRLFEINIMSGVRLSRHYLTGMLTRNEGRVIFISSESGVSPAPEMAHYSATKTMQLSISRSLAELTKGTAVTVNTVLPGSTMTESVQQFVADVFPGLPSEEAEKKFIVENRPTSLIQRFINPEEIGDAVTFVCSPKASAINGAALRVDGGIVKSVF
- a CDS encoding TIGR01777 family oxidoreductase, with translation MIADNFFGRIVIAGGSGFLGISLATHLVAEGAEVVILSRSPPNVSGPWRYVAWDARTLGLWKDELNGAAAVINLAGRSVNCIKSPDHQDEIIRSRVEATRVLGKAMRRVAAPPPVWVQMSTAHIYGDPPSLVCNEASATGVGFAPTVGKAWEEAFHAARLPTQRGVVLRTSFVIGRDQGAGGGALAHLAWLTRWGLGGKIGGGQQGMSWIHELDMNRLFVRAVSEPTMHGVYIASAPQPVSMLEFMRAMRKTIGMPIGLPSPAWLVRLGAYYVLRTDPELPLYGRYVVSQRLPAEGFVFQFSDLKLALHDLLRKPEPQTSVDQTASSETLCSK
- a CDS encoding DUF488 domain-containing protein, with the protein product MIHQFQTKRIYDPPSKSDGLRVLADRLWPRGVSKAAAKIDVWAKELTPSNDLRKWLHADPQRYEDFVTKYKAELNDRRAQIKEFLEQNDVAVITLVTATKDLTHGHIAVLQAYLEQSVSDDAV
- a CDS encoding DUF3365 domain-containing protein encodes the protein MKYQAACIRPLLGIAFLLGASRFPLQQGAVLADEANTEITSQAAKASIPLPEARARARLLHETIHGALQVVHRDFFDEDESHAIPSRSLEDVFAELARSHHVTIRWISVNTDAMNIDNEPTSPFEKIAAKQLAKGQPEHEAVEQNQYHFAGAIRLSSRCLKCHVPHRTNTNDRKAGLVISMPVEQEK
- a CDS encoding RrF2 family transcriptional regulator, whose translation is MKLTTQTDYALRTLMFLATRSDRANVADVAQLFGISVHHVAKVVHSLAKYGYVRSIRGVGGGIELARQPQEIHLGEVVERFEGSTHLLDCIGTEDICAIQSFCKLKGVLAEAERVQRAYLDSVTLADVAPTSRQLQLL
- a CDS encoding DUF542 domain-containing protein, which gives rise to MSHCSLETSVPDWVIDHPETLTVFQELEIDYCCGGKSLEFACQEQGLNEHEVLRKLSKLIGENRS
- a CDS encoding M81 family metallopeptidase, which codes for MRVGVISLLHESNTFVAAPTTLDNFRRDMLLVGDEIIPRYETAHHEVAGFIAGLREAAIEPVGIFAARALPSGVIAADAFDELVQRMLEQLAQHDQLDGLLIAPHGATVAANYPDADGYWMQAVRDAFGRDKPIMGTLDPHANLSPQMVAATDALFSYRTNPHVDQADRGREAAEMIARTLRGEICPRQAAAYPPLAINIERQCSSEFPCQQYAEWVTEARGRPGILGASLFYGFPYADVAEMGSAMLCIADDNADLATSTAHELAERMWNDRASTLGSFCSIDSAIDQALACEGPVCLLDMGDNVGAGSPADGTCIAQRLIDRQIDRAFVAICDPAAVAVATKSGAGAVLPLSIGAWQDRLHGEPLQVTCEILSLHAGRFAEAEPRHGGKTEFDMGATAIVRTQSGLTVQITSERTAPWSLRQLTHCNLAPTDFQILVAKGVNAPLAAYASVCPYFFRVDTPGVTTANLDRLQYAHRRVPMYPFEIAAGK
- a CDS encoding RidA family protein, which gives rise to MKPFHAIHNPDTPISHLPFSPAVQVGQFVFVSGQASVDETGQIVSDTFAGEMRRSLENIRKVLASAGLTMNDIVQTRNYVGAQADLPEFNQIYAEYFEQPYPARTTLMGCLGTLLKYEVDVVAVAPRLA
- a CDS encoding aspartate aminotransferase family protein, which encodes MASTETTSRSAELYQRACRSLATGVSSSLRRFVTETPLYIDHADGAHFYDVDGNCRADYTLGWGPLIVGSNHAGINTAVARQLAKGYTYGCQHVAEIELAELIVESVPGVEQVIFSNTGTEAIQSAIRIARAHTGRDKILKFEGHYHGWLNNVLVSYRPKSEDTTLAQPTCGGQPASEYADTLVLPWNDIEALKDLFARRGDEIACVLTEPILANSGSCMPQPGYLEALIELCREHGAVSIFDEVITGFRIALGGAREYFGVEPDLSVYGKALAGGFTMSAVGGRAEMFEVLRDQRTIHSGTYNGTTFNIIAAIETIRELRKPGTYERMNAHGQAVAETLVTAAEKVGLDAVVSGVGSVFSVHFGVKQAPRDYRETTRTDMQTYTRFRAAMLDNGVQLLPDARWYIGTQHDEAVLEHVINAIESSMKDTVRCS
- a CDS encoding fumarylacetoacetate hydrolase family protein produces the protein MQLVQFGPLGKEKPGLLTANGARKDLSSVFERYDREFFQSGGLGRLAEISGALDSYPDVAEDVRWGAPIARPGKVVCIGLNYADHATESGMPIPEEPIIFFKAANTVVGPYDEVLIPRKSEKTDWEVELGVVIGKEARYLESVDQAAAHIAGYCISHDVSERHFQLERGGQWVKGKSCDTFNPLGPFLATSDEVANVNDLAMQLDVNGERMQTGNTRTMIFDPYYLVYYLSQFMTLEAGDLLSTGTPPGVGLGMKPPRFLKSGDAIKLSIAGLGEQRQVCKNA